From the Macaca nemestrina isolate mMacNem1 chromosome 18, mMacNem.hap1, whole genome shotgun sequence genome, the window TGACTGAGAATGTTCATGTGTGGGAGGCCCCAGGCTTCTCCCCTCAGAGCCCAGCACGGAAACACAGACCCATGGGTCTGGCAGAAGGGAGGTCAGCCCTGGCCAGGCTCCGTGGCTATCTCATTTCATGAGTAGTGACAGTGGACAGGAGTTTAGGCCGCATCTGGTGCCTCCGCATGACCAGTGCCAGTGGCGTCTGGGACAGGAATGTGTTGAGAGCGACTCCTTTGCTGGGGAGTGACTCCCTCCCCTGGCCTGGGCCACCTTTACGAACACGTGGGGCAGGACTTTCACTTCCTTAATGATTCCTTCTGTTGTGTAACTTTGGGACTAGAAATCCAGGACACTCATCCCCCAAATGGGACCCAAGTGAGCACAGCAGAGCCCTTGGGCTGCTGCAGCTGGAGAATGATCAGGGCATGGAGCCCAGGACAGCTCAGCCCACACCCCTCAGCAGGCACCTCACGCACTCTGGTGTTGGAAAGGAAGAGACTGCAACCAGGCCTTTGAATGCGCAGTGATGCTTTAATCCCACTGTTGCAAACGAGCTCTGTGGAAGCTCAGCAGGAAGGATGGAAGACGGGGAGGAAGACCTGGCGGGTGGAGGTGTGGCCAGGGACACAGGCTGCCTTTATGGGACTGAAAGAGAAAGCTGCCTGGCTCTCTGTGACTGGAAACCAGGGAAGGAGACCTGGCCGAGGCAGGAACTGGGTTTACCAGCAGTGCTGAGAGGCAGCGGGTGGCTCAGAAGTGGGAGCAGGTGCCGCCTCTAAAGTGCCGTACACAGAAGGAGCTCAAGGCATGCCTGGGGCATCTCCAAAGCTCTACTGACAGTGAAGGCCAGGAGCCTGTTTTCCTTCCCCAGAAGTGTGCTCATGGGAAATGGGGCTGGGGCAGGTTGGCTTGCGGATGGAAAGTAAGCTTACACTTTCGTATTAAACTCATTCTTTGACTTGCTGTCAGGCGGGAAGCCCGTTCTGTGAGCTTCAGCATATAAGCATTGGGAGGGCATGAGCTGGGCCCCCAGACACCCCAGAGCAGAGGGAGCAGGGCCTGTCAGCCTCCTCTGCTGCTGCCGGACACAGACCCACGGGTCCCATGGGCCCCAAACCTTCCCAGCAAGTTTAAGGGCTGTGGGCAGGCCGTGTAACCGGGCAATGGGATGTGAGCAGAAACGAGGATGTGGCCTCATAGTGGGTGCAGGACAGGGAGACAGTGAACCCCTCCCCGAGAGCATTCCAAGGAGGTGTCACCAAGTTTCCGAGGCAGTCTGGTGATATTTGGTGTTCTGAGCTAAGGAGGGAATGGACTTGCCTGTCACGCAGGGACCAAGAGAAGCAGGTGCAGGTCTTAGAGCTGAGCCTTGGGGAGGGGACCCTAGTGAGACAGTGCCTCGTGGAGTAGAAGAAGGGGCAGGATGGAAATCAAGGTGGGAATTTTGGGGCCGCTCCTCCATGTGCTTTGCTGGACAGCACATTGTCCCATTAGCCACTACCAAACCTGCCTCTGGCTTCTGAGCTTGGTAGCACAGGTAAGCGCGGAGGTTGGAGCAGCCCCCGGAGTTCCTGGAGTGGCTGTCACAGGCCTGGGTCCCCCTCACCCCAGGGTCGCCATGGGCCACTCCACTCCTCACCACGTTTCCGGCAGTGACTCTGTGGCGTCTTCCTGACTCAGGGCCCAGGAACAAGCTGGACATAAGGCCACTGGGCTGTGCTTGTGCTGGGTCTCCCAGAGGCATCCAGGGGCCCCATGTGTCCCCCAGGAAAGCCGGCTGGTCTCCACGTGAGGCTAAGACCTGTGCCCAACAGACAAGGCAGGCCTTGGGGCTGGCAGGGGGCTGCCCCCAGGGTGTGTGTCAGGAGGTGACGGCTGGAGCCTCGTGGGGGTGCGAAGTGTGTCTGCTGGGTCAGGACTGCCCAGATCTGCCATCGTGATGTTCTGACTCCAGCCCTGCAGGAGCTGGAGGGCAGGCGGAGATGGCTTAGTCCTCCTGGGGCCTCTCCACAGTGAGAAACGTGTCCAGGACTGTGGCCTGCCGCTCAGGGTCACCTAGGGGCTGCTTCTCGCGGTTCTGCTCAGCCCTTGTCCTCGTCCAGGAAGGGGAGCGCAGGCAGCCAGCCCGGAGCAGCGGGTGCAAACCTAGGGGGGTGCGGGCAGGGCAACTCAGCGTGGCTGAGAGGCCTGGGTGAATGCAGGAGGGGCTTCAGGTCCCGCTGGCCTCCTGGGCCACTCCTGCCAATGCTCTGCACCGGCCCCTGCGCCTGGCATGCACACATCTACCTCTAACAGGAGGCCCCCACCACACACTGGCCCCACCGGAGTGGTGGGCATTGTGGTCTGGGTGGGGCCTGGGCACTGCTCCCCAGAGTCACTACAGCCCAGGCTGAGCCTCTCCTGTGTGGTCAAGTGACCCTGGTGGGGCCTCCCCAAACCACCCCCTGGCAGGTGTCCCAGCTCAGCCAACCACTCCCGTGAGCCCTGCAGGCCTCTTGGAGCCTCTGCCCCATCATGGGCCTTGTGTCTCCGTGGTGCAGGCTCTGTGGGGCTGGGGATTCCGGTGGGCTGGAGTCTGAGCCCCTCACTCCACCTCCCCAGCCACAGTAGCACATGCCTGGGCTCATGGGCTGGATGGGAAGAGTTGCCACCAACATGGAGATGGTGGGAACTGGCCAGGGTCAGGCAATGGCCGTGTCctggaggtgagctgggggctgACTCACCAGGCCCCATTCCCTCCCAGACACCTGGGGCTGCAGCAGCCCAGGACACACAGGCCGACACCCCTTCCTGACACCTCCAGGAACCAGGGGAGCAGCTGGCCGCTGGCAGGATTCACAGTGGGGCTGGTCCTTTTAATGAGGTCCTGAGTGGCCTGGGGGGTGGGGAAGCAGAGGCCGGGCCAAACTGTCCCACGCAGGGAAGGCTCGGCCCTGATGCTCTCACAGTTATCACTGAAGTTCACACAGGTCACGTCAGTGTCCTTCACTGGCCATTGTTAGAAGAGACTAAGGTCACGCTGTCACAGCCTCAGTGGTGAGTCCTGTGCTCTGGTCATGCTGAGCACGTGGCCGTGCCGGGGGCCGTGCTCGCAGGCAGAGTGAGGACACCGGAGCTGAGCACGTGGCCGTGCCGGGGGCCGTGCTCGCAGGCAGAGTGAGGACACCGGAGCTGAGCACGTGGCCGTGCCGGGAGCCCTGCTCGCAGGCAGAGTGAGGACACCGGAGCTGAGCACGTGGCCGTGCCGGGAGCCCTGCTCGCAGGCAGAGTGAGGACACCGGAGCTGCCTTCAGGCCAATGGCAACACTCCATGGGAATCAGAGGAAGTTAAGTGAGCTGAGGAGGGGCCCGGGCTGGTGATCACCCCCACCTTTCATTCTTGGCccaatttataatgaaaattcaCGTTCATTAAATTCTGCTTTTGAGGGGACAGTGGCTTTAGCCTTCTGTCTGTCGTTCACTTGAAAAGTGAAGTTTTAAGCAGCTGTGATGGGGAAATTGCTTCAAGTTGGGCAAATAGCAGCGTGGTGAAATGAAGTGGTGACGGATTCTTGCTAAAACACACGCACCCCTCCCAGGACTTCCCAGGGGCCTCAGCCC encodes:
- the LOC105488883 gene encoding dysbindin domain-containing protein 1 isoform X2 encodes the protein MSDQELAEVFADSDDENLHTESPAGLHPLLRAGCLRSPSWTRTRAEQNREKQPLGDPERQATVLDTFLTVERPQED